The nucleotide window GCTGGCCGAGCTCCAGGACTTCCTCCGCACCTACAAAATCACCGTGGACTGGCAGTCGCTCGATGAATACTTCCGGCGGCTGGAGCACCAAGGCACGGCCATCAATCTCGGGACGTTCGTGGGCGCGGCGCAGGTGCGCCAGGCGGTGTTGGCCAACCAGGACCGCGCGCCTACACCGGAAGAGCTCGCCCGCATGCAGACCCTGGTGGAAGACGCCATGTACGACGGCGCCATGGGCCTCTCTACTTCCCTCATTTATCCTCCCGGCTCGTTCGCCAAAACCGACGAGCTGGTTGCGCTGGCGCGTGTCGCTGCGCGTCATGGCGGCATCTACGCCTCGCATGTCCGCGATGAGAGCGCGAGCATCCAGCAGGCGCTCGAGGAGGCGTTCCACATCGGACGGGAAGCAGGTCTGCCGGTCGAAATCTGGCATCTCAAAGTCGCCGGGCGTCCCCACTGGGGAAGCATGAAAGAGGTCGTGGCCGCCATCGAGCGAGCCCGCGCCGCCGGGCTTGACGTTACCGCCGACCAGTATCCTTACGTGGCTTCGGCAACCACCCTTTCGGCTTTGGTCCCACCCCGCTACCAGGAAGGCGGTACCGATGCCTACCTCGCGCGTTTGCGGGATCCAGACCAGCGCGCTGCCATTCGACGCGACATCGAAACCGGCGTCCCCGGCTTCGAAAATATGTGGAAGGGACTCACCGGCCCGGAGGGAGTCCTGGTCGTGTCTGTGCTGTCGCCCGAATTGAAGAAGTACGAAGGCAAGAACCTTGCCGAGATCGCGGCCGGGCAGAAGAAGGACCCCCTCGATGCGGCGCTGGATCTGATCATCTCTGACCACAACAATGTCGGCGCCGTGTATTTTGAGATGAGCGAGCCGGACGTCCGTCTGGCGATGCAGCAACCCTGGGTCGCGGTGGATACCGATGCCGGCGCCACCAACCCGCAGGGTCCGCTGGGCGCGACCAAGACGCACCCGCGCGCCTATGGTTCCTTCACCCGCATCCTGGGCAAGTACGTCCGCGAAGAGAAAGTGTTGCGGCTGGAGGACGCCATCCGCAAGTTCACTTCCCTGCCCGCCCAGCGCATGCGGCTGGCGGACCGCGGCCTGCTGCGTCCCGGATATTTCGCAGACATCACCGTCTTCGATCCGGAAACCGTGCTGGACCGGGCCACGTTCGCCGACCCACACCAGCCGTCGGTCGGGATCGAGTACGTGCTCGTGAATGGCGTGCTTGCCCTGGAGCACGGCAAGGTCACGGGGC belongs to Terriglobales bacterium and includes:
- a CDS encoding amidohydrolase family protein codes for the protein MRQLLRLAFLTLALSSAHGEEYDVLIRHGRVVDGSGNPWVYADVGIIGDRVAFVGRAAESVTARKTIDAKGKVVAPGFVDMLGQSEFSLLVDRQAVSKLTQGITTEITGEGNSVAPVNSTSLAELQDFLRTYKITVDWQSLDEYFRRLEHQGTAINLGTFVGAAQVRQAVLANQDRAPTPEELARMQTLVEDAMYDGAMGLSTSLIYPPGSFAKTDELVALARVAARHGGIYASHVRDESASIQQALEEAFHIGREAGLPVEIWHLKVAGRPHWGSMKEVVAAIERARAAGLDVTADQYPYVASATTLSALVPPRYQEGGTDAYLARLRDPDQRAAIRRDIETGVPGFENMWKGLTGPEGVLVVSVLSPELKKYEGKNLAEIAAGQKKDPLDAALDLIISDHNNVGAVYFEMSEPDVRLAMQQPWVAVDTDAGATNPQGPLGATKTHPRAYGSFTRILGKYVREEKVLRLEDAIRKFTSLPAQRMRLADRGLLRPGYFADITVFDPETVLDRATFADPHQPSVGIEYVLVNGVLALEHGKVTGQMGGRPLRGPGWLARDYSPDGLPPRGQLEGVVTDDAGWPLPRTSVTLLDASGKAVGSFTTRKDGRYRIPADTVCHACRLVAERAGFAAAEASVDYNGVNSLWFSFALRRLEPAETGP